In Lolium rigidum isolate FL_2022 chromosome 3, APGP_CSIRO_Lrig_0.1, whole genome shotgun sequence, the genomic window TGTAAATCGCCCCTTCCCCTGCCCCTCCCGCCTCCTTCCCCTGGAAGCCACCGCCAAAAACCCCAACCACCACAAACCCCCTCCCGGAGCCGCAGCTCAGGCAGCCTGCCAGCCGCCGCCGAAGCCCTACAATGGGGGAGATGCAGTCGTGCCTGGACAACTACGAATTGCAGTCCATCCTCGGTACGCGCGtgcatctccgccgccgccgccgccgccgccggaaacccTAGCCCCGCGTCGCGTATTTCCTCGTCTCTAATAACAGTGAGCTGATTTCGGTTCTTTGCTTCCTCCAGCCAACGGGTCGACGGAGAGCGCGTTTCTCCAGGCGGTCATTGACGACGACGTTCCCCGCCTCAAGGGTGAGTTACCGTACGCCCCGCCCGCCGCCCCAATACGGCAGTCATTTCGTTTCGTTGTGGCCTGTACGCGGTGCGCTTGCCTCCTGTTCCTTGCAGGAGTGCTTGTTCCCGAATTCCTTCGCGCGTGGATGGTTGTGCTCTTTTTACTATCTACCCACCCAATTTTTTTCAATAAAAATAAGCGGCTGTACATACTCTGTTTCGTTAGTCGATTTTGGCCAGATCTGGCTCTGCTATTCTACTGGAGCGCTAAGCTGCTGACTTGCATGCTTACTGTCAACTTTTTGACCCATGTTGCACAATTATTTGTTTTAGGATTTGGGAGTTAGTTTCTGTACGCATCTCATCACAATCAATTCATCTGCAgttctatttatttttttggtTGATGTAGAGATGGTGCGCGCACTGGACGAGGAGGATAGGGCTAAACTTGCGGACATGGTTATACTAGAGGGATGTGGAATGCTGGAAATGGCCTCGTCCCTGTCCCAAATGAAGGTCTGCAAGTACCTCGTGGAGGAgcttggtttcgacgtcaatctcGGTGGCTTCCGTGGCGGTGCGTGCTTTTCTCTCTTCTAGATtaactgcacttttgttttatgagCTTGCGTTATTGTCATGTACGTTTGTCTGAAGCAGCATGTCAAGTTTAGATGATGCCTGTCTTTGCTAGTTCTTCTATATATTTCCTAGCTCCACTACCCTATTTCTATGTCCAATTCTGAATGCTAAAATTAGTGAACAAAAGTGATGATGTGCTGTCAAAATAGTTTTTGCCCTTGTTCTCTCTGTTTTGCACTTCTCAGGATTTTTTTGGCATGATTTCAGGGCACTTTGTGAAGTTAAATTCAATTCATATCTGCTTTTTGTGTGTTTCTGATTTAATAAATAATGTAGCTGACGCAGGTTCTTTTCGGAGATTTCAACTATTTTCTTATCATTTTTTACATCAGTGTGTTGCTTGAGTAACATGGTACATTTAATATAATCTTTATTGAGATAtgttcaacttttttttttattGAGATATGTTCTACTTTGATATTGCTATCTTTTCCGTCACGTTTTATCATTCAATACACAGCTCCCATCACATTCCTTACATGTACTTCTACACTGTTACAAGTAGAATTGATTCATGTTCCAGTTTCGTGCTTATTTACCATTTTTAGGTGGTACTTTGTTAATAAGTTGGCTATATATGTAGCAGAAGTTAAAATATGGGTTCCACATATAGCATCTCATAATGGAATTTGAAGCTTGAGGGAATATCTCCCGTCTCGAACTCACATGAGGGCCTGCATGATGCATGCCATGCTATATCTCATTATGTGGTTATCCTTATCCAGTGGTGAGAGGATCTCATAGAAATTTCGTGAATTATTTCTCACACTTCTAGGCATTTATCTAATGGTAGTACATCAATGTAAGGAGGAAACATGGTATGCCTAATACTACATTGGTAGAGCTCTTAGTGTTTTCACCTTCGACATGAGAGAACCAGAGATATTGGTAACCTTACAAAGTACTTTTTTTATTGTCAGGTCCAACACCTTTGGCTGCTGCAGCAGTGTCTGGAGAATTTATTTCTGCCAGATATCTTCTTGACCATGGAGCTAATCCGAATAAGATAGATGGGACAGGCTTTGCTGCTCTTCATGCAGCTGCTAAAaatggtctctctctctctctctctctctctctctctctctctcattgaTCTATTAGTGATTTTCATGAATGTTGATCTGTTGCTAAACAAGAACAGGTAAATATGAAGCCGTTTTGGGTATTGAAATATTCCTTTGTGTGATTAAGTATTCTACTTGTTCCACTAACTTCTTAGTTGCCCTGTTCTTCTATGCTGGGCTGGTTTGTTAGCCTCATGATAACAATCTTGAAACGAACCCACTATGTATTATTTACCTGTCTTAAAACATTCTTCTTTCAATCTTCTTAAAGCTTTATTCGAGATTTTGTTCCATATAACCTACCCCACTACTTAATCATTACGCACCATTGTCAATATGAACCTTGCATCCTGCCAGCATTGTAGCTCTTGTGGTTCTTCCCGATCATGCTTTGATACTATGGTGTTGATCCAAACATATCACCGAGAGGCCTACAACTTGGAAGAATATTGAGAGCTCCTAATTTTGCATTAAAGAAGTCTTGagaattttcttatttttttacaACATGCATATATCATGTCACTGAACTTACAGATAAAAAGGGGACAAATTTCACTGTGAAGTACTAGCATGATACTATTTGCTCTGGTTTTGAATATGATACTACTAATTCATAGCCGTTTATTTTTGTTTATCAAGTGTGGATCGAATTTGGATTTGACCTTTTGTAGCACAATTGATATATATTATCTCTATGTCATGGTATTTTTCAGAAGTTTTTACTAGTACACCTCATTACCTCAGAGGTGCGACTGAAAAATATGCCCCAAACCATTTTCATTACTGATTTACTGGTTTTTAAGTAGCCGGAACTACTATTTGGCCAACACGCTGTGCCCTCACCCACTGTTGTTACTGGACGCATATCTCGGTGTCTGAATCCATTCTGGATTTGGTGCCTTGCCAGCACTATTGACCCACCTCGTTAAGGTGCCATTCATGTTCaattgtttgtttgcttttgaacGTCTGATAGTTCCATTTTAATTCCTTTCTGTAAATTATTTGATAACAACTTAGAGGAACTCAAATGCATTTTATGGTTACATTGGTGTTTGCATTTTTAAATGTTTTTGCTTATCATGATTGATACTACGGGAAGAAAAGGCCGTTATGGAGCTTTTTAGTGGCTTACTGCATCTTATAGGAATTAATTGCCTAGTTGTCTTAGCCAGTGTGTCTAAATAATGGTTGCTCTGTATAACACTCATGTTAATGTATTTCCAGGGAATGAAGCGATAGTGCGTCTGTTGCTATCCAGAGGAGCCACAGTTGATATAGCTGGCGTTCATGGAACACCCCTGCACACTGCTGCTTCATATGGGAATCCTGGTGCTTTGAAGATTTTGTTGGATCACCATGCAGATGTAGTGTACATTGCATACTATTTTCATTGACAATATGGACAACTTGATGCAATCTGGATTATTTATATGCTTTGCTTTCATCTGTCATGTtggatttatcttccaaatttccACCCAAGACTACTTGATAATCAAGTATTTTTTACCATATTTTGTTTTGACAAATCCAGCAGTCATAAATTTTCTAGTCACCTCTGCTTCAATCATATATTGGAAAATGCCTATAATGGCCAACTAAATTCAGGCCACTCATGTAAATTTTATTGCCAAGTCGAGGGTAGCATCTGCTGTTAATTTAGCTTTAGAAATCCAAAATAATGGTAATTGTACAAATGTGAGTTCGGACATGTATTTTGGATGTATATAGTCGAATGCTTCTGGCCTGTGCTTTCTGTTTTGACTTTGTATTCACTGTGGTATTCTTGAGACCTGTTGAATTATGTCACGACTCACTTCTTTTGGAGGAAATGATTGTCTTCTTTTAAATTTGTAGCCAAACAGGGTTTCAGAAGTTTCAGGTACCCCTATAGCTACGGCTCTTGATTCTACTAAGCATGGGTTGAGTGAATCTATTTCACTGCATTGTGTCAAGCTACTTGTCAAGGTCTGGTAAAATCCTATTTGCTTTATTTTTCTTCATGTATAGCATCTATCCATTATAAGTGGTTTCTTATTTGATTCCATTTCTTCATGATCTGATGTATGCATGGATTTGCATTGCATGTGTCCACAGGCTGGTGCTGATGTGAATTCCGCTAATCCAGACACTCCCTTGGTGGTGGCAACCAAGTATGGCTTGGCTGACTGTATGAAGTACTTGCTAGAGGCTGGCGCAGACCCTAACATTCCAGATAAAGAGGTGAGTTTTTATTCTTCCCAATCCTTTGTCATTCTAAGTATGTGTAAATCTAATGCATATGGTATTTTGTGGGCTTAGTGTGTAGTCACATCCTTATGACATGGTTACATTTGTAATTTTCTGTATCTGGCTGCACATGTGCAGCTGCACATCCATGTTGGGTTCATAGGGAATtatttgtttattaaaaaaaggGCGTACCTAGTGCTAAAAGCTCCCACACCTTGTGGGGTCTGGGGAAGGGTATTTCTAGGAAGCCTTTCCCTTGCAAGGACAcaagtggagatactctaccactGCGCCAGGCCCACCCTTCTATATTTGTTTATATCGCAACGATTTTTGTCATGATTATTTTCTTTGTGAGGTAATCAGCTCATAATAAACTAATAGGAGTATATTCCAGCGAAAACCATATCCAGTTTTCTGATGTGATATATTGTCCCTATAAAATTAATCTTCTTTCTTTTGTTACTTCACAGCATGGCCACCTGCCACTACAAATTGCTGCAAGCTTCGGAAAAAGAAGTCTTGTGGAGATTCTATTTCCTTTCACTTCTCCCATCAGAG contains:
- the LOC124696996 gene encoding poly [ADP-ribose] polymerase tankyrase-1-like yields the protein MGEMQSCLDNYELQSILANGSTESAFLQAVIDDDVPRLKEMVRALDEEDRAKLADMVILEGCGMLEMASSLSQMKVCKYLVEELGFDVNLGGFRGGPTPLAAAAVSGEFISARYLLDHGANPNKIDGTGFAALHAAAKNGNEAIVRLLLSRGATVDIAGVHGTPLHTAASYGNPGALKILLDHHADPNRVSEVSGTPIATALDSTKHGLSESISLHCVKLLVKAGADVNSANPDTPLVVATKYGLADCMKYLLEAGADPNIPDKEHGHLPLQIAASFGKRSLVEILFPFTSPIRAVANWSVQGIIAHQKSGCSIPKKPRNKTMDKIADLKSQGENAVKRKDYLGASKLYSEALELDNCDATLYSNRSLCYVQIGKSQKALLDADVCIARRPKWVKGYYRKGAAHMSLKEHKKAVEAFLDGLKLDPGNAEIEKVLWEALEAMKKDHAAAGNLQSTD